The following DNA comes from Kluyveromyces lactis strain NRRL Y-1140 chromosome E complete sequence.
CACTAGTGACATAGAAAACATTCTAAAGATAGCTGCCATCGTAGCATACTTGATAATCCATCTTACCATTAGAGAGTCCAAGATCGAGTATGAGAGGTACATGGATACCAAGCACCACATGGAAGCTAGAAAATATTCAGAAGATCTAGCCGTGGTCAAAGCACTCAATATAATGGTATCATCCTCGGTACTAGTCGTAGTACCGATATAAGCGCTCCAAGCCATCTTCATCTTATTCGTTAGACCCGATGAGCCACTATACAGAACGTTTGTTTCAAAGGATAAAGACCAAGCCTTTGCTAGCGATTGACACATTGCAAAAATGGGCGGAAGCAATGACACGTCACGACATAGAGCTATTAGGAAATGTTGTTTTGCAGTGAGATGAGTGAGAGTTAGATTCCTCAATGAATGGTGAGATTTATCCCTTCGAAGTATCACGGATGTGgatgatttcttggattcaGGACGGTTCCTTGCGCCATTAGTACGACTATCCATCGCAACCAGCAGGACCCCCACCAAGAAACCAGCAATAAACTTCGTACCACCCGAAACAGATACTGAAAAGTGTTGGCCTGATCGGACCTCTGGGATTCCTTCACGACCTGCTAACTGTACATATCTCCATTGTGGTGAATTCTGTATAGAAATGTCAActgatatatatatatatatataatattaaaACAATTTTTAGTGATGAAAATCCGTGGAACCGTCTTTAAGGAAAAAGGCAAGATATCGGATCtttaaaggaaaaacaaagaGCAACGTTAGATGGACTCGATCCTATTAACGCCTGCAATCGTTACAGTTTCCCCCTATCTTGGCGTCTGTAGTACCATAACTCTCAAAGATAAGTAAAGCTTTTTTATTCATTCATTTATATAAAACTTGTATACATATGTATATTGAGCCAAAACAATAAATTCTACCGTAGAGTCTGGTTTCCCGTCAACCGAGGAatcagatgaagaagcaCGGACTAGAATATCTAGGTGAGATGTGTATCTTGTAGAATTTTTTTATCTCAAGCGCAAGCGTATATGAAAAGCAACAGGACTGTtataaaaaagagaagatcAAAAGGCTCCAAGCGTTCCCTTGTcataaaaaaaacgaaCTCATGCTGTTGCATTAGTTTATGTTGGTATAGCAATTTGAGACCCGTATCTACTTCAAGTTGAGTATCCTTGGCATCAGTAAGGCTCTTATTACCGTTTGGGTATAGATTCAGATCTTGTTGATCTGAGTTCTTTCGTTTCGTATTATTAGAAGGGAATTGGCGAAAGGAGGGCCCAATCAtaaattttccaaagagGCAGAGATTTCGTCCAATTCGGCCTTTGCAGCATCGTACTTGGTTTGTAAGTCgtcatatttcttttccaaatcatctctttcttgttccaaagaggtgacttttctttccaattgctCAACCTTCAAATCAGCTTCTCTCAACTTTTCTGTGGTTTCCTTCAACTTGGAATCATTTTCCTCCAATTCTTCCTCCAAttgttgattcttcttGCTGAAATTCTCGTTATgagatttcaaattggtAGAATCTTCAGCTAGTTGCTTGTGTTCAGAGACTTGACCTTCCAAAGtctcaacttcttcttccaaagtttGGTTCTTGGTAGTCAAAGACTTGATCAAGTTTTCGTTATCCGtcttttcttgttccaaaaCTTTCACCTGTTCCTTCAACTCTTCGTACTTGTCTTGCCACGACTCGGCTTCTAATTTCAAGTTGCTTAGCTTCTATTCGAACAAAAAACGGGGGCGATAGCACCCCCGCTTCACTTTCCAAATCTGTCACGTTCATTATTACTGAAATCAAATGCGGATCGCCATCAATCGACATACCGTTTCATATTTCAGCATTAAAGATAATGATCGTCAGACGAGGAATTGCATCTTGTTAGTAATTGCTTAATTCACATTGATCACCGGACCGAGAGGTAGGGGATCAAGTAGTTATGAAAAATCGCCACACATACTTCTCTGATCTTTTCCATTGTAGATGATTCGTATTAGTTCTTGTTTCAGGGAGCGTTTTTTGTGAAATTAAAGGTCAAATAACTCAATTGTTCACTACAGTAATTGACGAGTTTCAAACAATCAATGGGCACTAGTCTCTGATCTGTAATCAACGAACACACCCCATGTAAATCCTTCCTGATGTAATGAGTAAAAATACACGAAGCCTTTTAAgtttgttattgtttttaTATTTTCGATTTTCAGGCTTTTTCATACGTTCTGGATTTCCAAAGGCGGGAAACCATGAAAATCTGTTGAATTGATAGGATCGTCAGTGAGAATATGTGGTTTCAAAGGGTAACAAAGTCAGAAATGGGCATTTACACTGGATGCGATGATTTATTATGCGTATGTATTATATATTTGAATACATACTAGATATCTGGTATCGTGTCATTTAACAAAAAGccattatttcaagattcGACTATATACGGGCTTTGCACATAGATAAAAGGTCggttcaagaaaaagaaaattaaaAGTTCGACTAGACCAGGTAGTTTCCTTCTCCCAGCAGTCTATGATTTTGTAGGTTATGGATGGATTCTCTAAACGCAGCCTTCATTCTGTCGTTACCTAGTAAAGTTTTTGCCATCCAAGTTCTTAAGTTTTCGGATACCGTTTCCGAGATATGATGAATCTTGTTACCGTCTCTCCCAAATTGGAATGCTAGGAACGCAGATGATAGGATAACCATGACGGGAatccagaagaaaatcaacATCTTATCGTTTCTGAAGTTTTGGCGTTGTTGGAAGAATCTGTTCAATCTTACTTGTAGggcttcttcttcatcctcgGACGTTTCTGAAGTTTGAGAATCGTGTGAATCCGGAGCAGTATCGACACTGGCCTCTCTGACGATAGAGAGGCTCAATTCGGTGACCTTGTTCTTGCTTGTGTTCAATCCAGATACTGGGAATAAATCTTCATATTTAGGTAG
Coding sequences within:
- a CDS encoding tropomyosin (similar to uniprot|P40414 Saccharomyces cerevisiae YIL138C TPM2 Tropomyosin isoform 2 actin-binding protein that stabilizes actin filaments required with Tpm1 the main tropomyosin for the formation and stability of actin cables in vivo which direct polarized cell growth and the distribution of several organelles), giving the protein MEKIREKLSNLKLEAESWQDKYEELKEQVKVLEQEKTDNENLIKSLTTKNQTLEEEVETLEGQVSEHKQLAEDSTNLKSHNENFSKKNQQLEEELEENDSKLKETTEKLREADLKVEQLERKVTSLEQERDDLEKKYDDLQTKYDAAKAELDEISASLENL